One region of Glutamicibacter sp. B1 genomic DNA includes:
- a CDS encoding COX15/CtaA family protein has translation MVTPFGWLASRITLQRRSLRAASLTAMIAAILIIVGGGVVRVTGSGLGCPDWPACTQGSLAPTAQMGIHATIEFANRLLTTVLCAAVGWVIIAARLQREPVPGITRWAWVQFWLVVLNAVIGGVTVWVKLNPFMVAAHFLAATLLLTAAAITWDKTQNLMVNEQPTSTEKLKSLGTIMLALNAVLVIVGTAVTGSGPHAGDSADVPRMGFDWQSITVIHAVIAVLALVVVMVIWRTAEAQQVPGVVRKAKMYVLVFAGQGLIGIIQALTHLPELLVVCHLVGSALVWIGAVRLMLASHAPQPSVTATAHS, from the coding sequence ATGGTTACCCCCTTCGGCTGGCTAGCTAGCCGAATCACTTTGCAGCGCCGTTCCCTGCGCGCTGCGAGCCTGACCGCAATGATTGCTGCCATCTTGATCATCGTTGGTGGTGGCGTTGTCCGTGTGACTGGTTCAGGTCTGGGCTGTCCCGACTGGCCCGCGTGCACGCAGGGGTCTTTGGCCCCTACAGCTCAGATGGGCATTCACGCCACCATCGAGTTCGCGAACCGCTTGTTGACCACGGTGCTCTGCGCCGCGGTAGGTTGGGTGATTATTGCGGCCCGACTGCAGCGTGAGCCGGTACCGGGCATCACCCGCTGGGCCTGGGTTCAGTTCTGGCTGGTAGTACTCAACGCCGTGATCGGCGGAGTCACCGTGTGGGTCAAGCTCAATCCCTTCATGGTGGCCGCGCACTTCTTGGCAGCTACCTTGCTATTGACGGCGGCAGCCATCACCTGGGATAAAACGCAGAACTTGATGGTTAACGAACAACCGACCAGCACCGAGAAGCTGAAATCCCTGGGCACCATCATGCTGGCGCTCAACGCAGTGTTGGTCATTGTTGGCACTGCGGTGACCGGTTCTGGACCACATGCCGGAGACTCAGCTGACGTGCCCCGCATGGGATTTGATTGGCAGAGCATTACCGTGATCCACGCCGTGATCGCAGTTCTGGCCCTGGTAGTCGTCATGGTCATCTGGCGTACCGCGGAAGCACAACAAGTTCCTGGGGTCGTACGCAAAGCAAAAATGTACGTATTGGTCTTTGCCGGACAGGGCCTGATTGGGATTATTCAGGCACTGACGCACCTTCCAGAACTATTGGTGGTCTGCCACCTGGTGGGTTCAGCGTTGGTATGGATTGGCGCAGTCAGGTTGATGCTGGCCAGCCACGCACCACAACCATCGGTGACCGCCACGGCTCACTCGTAG
- a CDS encoding TIGR01906 family membrane protein — MAEAAKNPTGGQGNAGEPVSNSPEGAPKPKASLSQKAEELAARLEAHKNQAQAEAASEAAEREARREAVRRAMSGKAQPSAKPDDAKAAATKPEPAKKPEPAKGAPAKPATPAKSAAPAATPKPAAAKPAAKATAGKAAPAKPAEAKPAATKPAAKPAPAKPAAKPQAKEPVEDVIRAIKLPHEIEAEKQAKTQNAAPATSVQPRVEEQSTTAEQQVPPVSVAPKTGSLPTTKAAVAQARNRVFGSYEPEPERSEAAVKRRVARERALNSKPPLGRTVQVIVALIFPILTLIAAIRLIATPAFLAMSYARPGFPSDSFGFTDGQRLTYGSYGVDYLNNFAGPEYLAGLKLPTGSTMFTDGEVQHMVDVKNLIGFAYILGVVLAILLIIGLWYLTKRYAGGVRRSLFSGAILTLVMIAALAVSALMGWETFFTQFHALFFSQGTWTFSVSDTLIRLYPEQFWMDSAIGIAVIIVVTVLVVLISCWPTGRRREASRLRQEARAFGLGN; from the coding sequence ATGGCTGAGGCGGCGAAAAACCCTACCGGAGGGCAAGGAAATGCGGGCGAGCCCGTATCTAATAGCCCTGAAGGTGCGCCAAAACCGAAGGCGTCTCTGAGCCAAAAAGCTGAAGAACTTGCTGCGCGATTAGAAGCCCACAAGAATCAGGCCCAAGCAGAAGCTGCTAGCGAAGCAGCGGAACGAGAAGCACGCAGGGAAGCAGTGCGACGGGCCATGTCGGGCAAGGCACAACCTTCGGCGAAGCCCGATGATGCCAAGGCTGCTGCCACGAAGCCCGAGCCGGCAAAAAAGCCAGAGCCAGCTAAGGGTGCACCGGCCAAACCAGCAACTCCGGCAAAATCTGCAGCGCCGGCTGCGACTCCAAAGCCTGCCGCAGCCAAACCTGCGGCCAAGGCCACGGCAGGTAAAGCAGCACCCGCCAAACCCGCAGAAGCCAAGCCAGCTGCCACAAAACCAGCCGCCAAGCCTGCGCCCGCAAAGCCAGCTGCTAAGCCGCAGGCCAAAGAACCAGTGGAAGACGTTATTCGCGCCATCAAGCTTCCTCATGAGATCGAGGCCGAAAAGCAGGCCAAGACTCAGAACGCAGCACCAGCAACCAGCGTTCAGCCACGGGTTGAAGAGCAAAGCACCACTGCCGAACAGCAGGTTCCGCCGGTATCGGTGGCTCCAAAAACCGGGTCACTTCCGACCACCAAAGCCGCTGTGGCACAGGCCCGCAACCGCGTCTTTGGTAGTTATGAGCCAGAACCTGAACGCTCGGAAGCCGCGGTGAAGCGACGCGTCGCCCGAGAGCGTGCCCTGAACTCCAAGCCACCACTAGGCCGCACCGTTCAGGTGATTGTGGCCCTGATCTTCCCGATCCTCACGCTGATCGCCGCGATTCGATTGATCGCAACTCCAGCGTTCTTGGCGATGTCCTACGCCCGCCCAGGATTCCCCAGCGACAGTTTTGGCTTCACCGATGGCCAACGACTGACCTACGGTAGCTACGGCGTGGACTATCTGAACAACTTTGCTGGCCCGGAGTACTTGGCCGGACTGAAGCTGCCGACCGGATCAACCATGTTCACCGACGGCGAGGTGCAACACATGGTCGACGTGAAGAACTTGATTGGCTTCGCCTACATCCTCGGCGTCGTCTTGGCGATTCTGCTGATTATCGGCTTGTGGTACCTGACAAAGCGTTATGCCGGGGGTGTGCGTCGTTCACTGTTCTCCGGGGCGATTTTGACCCTGGTCATGATTGCCGCACTTGCGGTGTCCGCACTGATGGGTTGGGAAACCTTCTTCACCCAGTTCCACGCACTGTTCTTCTCCCAAGGGACCTGGACCTTCAGCGTCAGCGATACGCTCATCCGGCTGTACCCAGAACAGTTCTGGATGGACAGCGCCATCGGCATCGCGGTAATCATCGTGGTCACGGTGCTTGTCGTATTGATCAGTTGCTGGCCAACGGGCCGTCGACGTGAAGCCTCCCGACTGCGTCAGGAAGCCCGAGCCTTTGGCCTCGGCAACTAG
- a CDS encoding DUF5719 family protein has protein sequence MSDEKNVNSADSADKPVEQVPAPKPVAKSEDGAQSPQPVSAALSRAEQKAIKAKAKVDAKLEKARAKEAQQRAKAEAKTAAKAAQQDTQDKQDPTSKDSAKPAVASTPEAKTEPTKESDPSNSNSDALKTAAKTDAKTDAPSEAKAEEKDQSDVVPAQDSAGVISTDEPVNSSSQAEPKKPVEEKKSATPADDNAEKATEASESSQSGSPAVAPAVAVTAAAASKDASAPATSTSASKETASTDQEPENAKAAKRRRKLEKIRAAEAAKEEQASKAQATEANTDSKATDKQVSARRKKLDKARAAASKDAATASTRKKTGALLLSLAAVLAAGAVVGGGSLIAPKAAEKTLPAAVTNLPAGDAISICAPTPQLLKGVDGTDPQFTAGAKDVASNLRSVAVSDLAKRIPGSSFANLDGSSQRSLTDRIAEADAAEARGSDDAGQTGRSSKISTVNDLDKAQMYSLQPLGGLASEGSALRSYQAKDGDLAGLATSTCQAPASNWRFTGLQTSTGSTSLMNLSNPTHTTAQISVRLRGPEGLIDTPTLQSIVLAPGESRTLVLGGYAQNMDSVSAEVTSIGGKITASVQQAALRGLTPSGVDMVAANASASNTQVIPGVWIDEKSNVDALSKDDSSLVPQLHVSATGSSGAGYKVKVLGKDGEVAASFDDNLAVASNATDIQSLKQLAGGYYTIVVESDAPVTASVRMVRGSDPKDSSDTAWAASSNVLAGTQAMPLPANGTGKFALAAVDSDSSVEATVVSKDGKLNKSTKLEINAGSSIVFDPKSVADDAQAVIFSTDANTYIGQLTLSSERTIAWAAMPQANAGRDGIVVNIGG, from the coding sequence GTGAGCGACGAAAAGAACGTGAACTCAGCGGATTCTGCTGACAAGCCAGTCGAACAAGTTCCTGCGCCAAAACCAGTGGCTAAGTCCGAAGACGGCGCTCAAAGTCCACAGCCGGTTTCTGCCGCGCTGTCCAGGGCTGAGCAAAAGGCCATCAAAGCCAAAGCCAAGGTGGATGCCAAGCTGGAAAAGGCTCGCGCCAAGGAAGCACAGCAGCGCGCCAAGGCCGAAGCTAAAACTGCTGCCAAGGCTGCGCAGCAGGACACGCAAGACAAGCAGGACCCTACCTCGAAGGACTCTGCCAAGCCTGCCGTTGCTTCGACCCCAGAGGCAAAGACAGAGCCAACCAAGGAATCGGATCCTTCGAACAGCAACAGTGATGCATTGAAAACCGCTGCAAAAACTGATGCAAAAACCGATGCTCCATCCGAAGCTAAGGCTGAGGAGAAGGATCAATCTGATGTTGTTCCTGCACAAGATTCAGCCGGCGTCATTTCAACAGATGAGCCGGTGAACTCCAGTTCTCAGGCCGAGCCTAAAAAGCCTGTAGAAGAGAAAAAGTCGGCTACACCGGCGGATGACAACGCTGAGAAGGCCACCGAAGCCAGTGAGTCTTCGCAAAGTGGTTCGCCGGCCGTAGCTCCTGCCGTGGCTGTAACCGCTGCAGCAGCCTCCAAGGATGCTTCAGCACCGGCCACCAGTACCTCGGCTTCAAAGGAAACTGCATCCACCGATCAGGAACCAGAGAACGCTAAGGCAGCAAAGCGTCGCCGCAAACTAGAAAAGATTCGAGCAGCCGAGGCAGCTAAGGAAGAGCAGGCATCAAAAGCCCAGGCCACCGAAGCTAACACCGACAGCAAGGCCACCGACAAACAAGTCAGTGCTCGACGCAAAAAACTAGATAAGGCACGCGCCGCTGCGAGTAAGGACGCGGCTACCGCGTCCACGCGCAAGAAAACCGGTGCATTACTTTTGAGTCTTGCTGCAGTACTCGCTGCCGGTGCCGTCGTGGGTGGCGGGTCGCTCATTGCTCCCAAGGCTGCGGAAAAGACCCTACCGGCGGCAGTGACCAATCTGCCAGCCGGTGACGCCATCAGCATCTGCGCGCCAACACCGCAACTACTTAAGGGCGTTGACGGAACGGATCCGCAGTTTACTGCCGGTGCCAAGGACGTGGCCAGCAACCTGCGCAGCGTTGCTGTCTCAGATTTGGCCAAGCGCATCCCGGGTTCTTCATTCGCCAATCTTGATGGTAGCTCGCAGCGTTCACTGACCGATCGCATCGCAGAAGCCGACGCAGCTGAAGCGCGCGGATCTGACGATGCCGGGCAGACGGGGCGAAGCAGCAAGATCTCCACGGTGAATGATCTTGATAAAGCCCAGATGTACTCGCTGCAGCCACTAGGCGGTTTGGCCTCTGAAGGTAGTGCACTGCGTAGCTACCAAGCCAAGGATGGAGACCTGGCGGGCCTGGCCACCTCAACCTGTCAGGCACCAGCATCTAACTGGCGATTTACCGGGCTGCAAACCAGCACCGGTTCTACCAGCCTGATGAACCTTTCGAATCCAACGCATACCACTGCACAGATTTCCGTGCGCTTGCGTGGACCTGAGGGCCTGATTGATACTCCGACCTTGCAGAGCATCGTGCTTGCTCCGGGGGAGAGCCGCACCTTGGTGCTCGGCGGTTATGCCCAGAATATGGATTCGGTCTCTGCAGAGGTCACCAGCATTGGTGGCAAGATCACCGCGTCGGTACAGCAGGCAGCATTGCGTGGCTTGACCCCTTCGGGTGTTGATATGGTCGCTGCTAACGCTTCGGCATCTAATACTCAGGTCATCCCGGGCGTATGGATTGATGAGAAATCAAATGTTGACGCGCTGAGCAAGGACGATAGTTCGCTCGTGCCACAGTTGCACGTCTCGGCCACTGGTTCTTCTGGAGCTGGGTACAAGGTCAAGGTTCTGGGTAAGGACGGTGAAGTCGCGGCCAGCTTTGATGACAATCTGGCAGTGGCCTCCAACGCCACCGATATCCAAAGCCTGAAACAACTTGCCGGCGGCTACTACACCATCGTGGTGGAGTCCGATGCCCCGGTCACCGCATCGGTACGTATGGTCCGTGGTAGTGATCCGAAGGACTCCTCGGATACCGCATGGGCAGCAAGTTCCAATGTGCTTGCCGGAACGCAGGCAATGCCGCTCCCAGCCAATGGCACCGGAAAGTTCGCCTTGGCGGCCGTTGACTCTGACTCTTCGGTTGAAGCCACCGTCGTGAGTAAAGACGGTAAGCTCAATAAGAGCACTAAGCTGGAGATTAACGCAGGTTCAAGCATTGTGTTTGACCCTAAGTCCGTAGCGGATGACGCGCAGGCAGTGATTTTCTCGACCGACGCGAATACCTACATTGGACAGCTGACTCTCAGCTCCGAACGGACTATCGCTTGGGCTGCCATGCCCCAGGCTAATGCCGGTCGCGACGGCATTGTGGTGAATATCGGCGGGTAG
- a CDS encoding metallopeptidase family protein: MNSKLPNQPSGPRRNRHGRGRRGPLIPMHLPAYRSRQERFDDAVMASAQRLSERWPQRIELIDFLIEPVPSDKLIDQAQAIGDRIPLASCVPASAHERAKIIIFRLPIEQIADTPGELLDMVHQCIVHEVAQLWVKPISEIDPSYFPDDPDYE; this comes from the coding sequence ATGAACTCCAAGTTGCCGAATCAACCCAGCGGCCCACGGCGCAATCGTCATGGCCGGGGGCGTCGGGGGCCATTGATTCCGATGCATCTTCCTGCCTACCGCTCACGACAGGAACGATTTGATGACGCAGTCATGGCCAGTGCACAGCGGCTCTCCGAACGCTGGCCGCAAAGAATTGAACTCATTGACTTCTTGATTGAACCGGTTCCTAGCGACAAGCTGATTGATCAGGCGCAGGCCATTGGTGATCGGATCCCCTTGGCATCGTGCGTTCCAGCCTCGGCTCATGAGCGAGCGAAGATCATCATCTTTCGGTTGCCCATCGAACAAATTGCCGATACCCCTGGAGAATTATTGGACATGGTTCACCAGTGCATCGTGCATGAGGTGGCACAGCTCTGGGTCAAACCGATTAGCGAGATTGACCCTTCTTATTTCCCGGATGACCCCGACTACGAGTGA
- a CDS encoding DUF3499 domain-containing protein has protein sequence MEGHRLCSRPACREAAYATLTYVYADSTAVLGPLATYPEPHCYDLCARHANRLTVPSGWNLIRGALPEVLEPEDELNALVDAVRDRQPQSREPRHAASSPADSIRTRENRNQRFDSRVRLAVLPDKDQ, from the coding sequence GTGGAAGGTCATCGTCTTTGTTCTCGCCCGGCTTGCCGTGAAGCAGCTTATGCCACCCTCACTTACGTTTATGCAGATTCAACGGCTGTATTAGGTCCACTGGCGACCTATCCAGAACCGCACTGCTATGACCTGTGTGCCCGGCACGCCAATCGCCTCACCGTGCCTAGCGGTTGGAATCTGATCCGCGGGGCCCTGCCTGAGGTTTTGGAACCAGAGGATGAACTGAACGCGTTAGTTGATGCGGTGCGCGATCGGCAGCCACAGTCCCGCGAACCCCGTCATGCCGCCAGCTCTCCGGCCGACTCAATCCGGACCCGAGAAAACCGCAATCAACGCTTTGACTCGCGAGTGCGTCTGGCCGTCCTACCGGATAAAGATCAGTAA
- a CDS encoding glycosyltransferase family 2 protein: MGRALRARTSPSTETSNLIRPPIHVTAIVASHDGADFLPRTLAALRNQSRPIERFVGVDASSSDASLEVLRANLPSNAALLVADEGSLGLSLEVAVSQLPEARQDRDEWLWIIHDDSMPAPDALEHLTRTVEASESVSIAGCKLLDIDNPRHLVEVGLSVDRKAQRLTMIDTDEVDQGQYDGRSDYFAVSSAGMFIRREVFEDLGGFDPAIPGRGDDVDLCWRNRLAGHRVVVVPAAKMYHQVEVVNSLAGPREAKRSEVFQRLKFASPLVLPFLWIGLLLSGIGHLLVALLAKDPGHGFSHLGATLRGLFTPGKLASSRRNVADIRQIPRRQVRKLMTSASQVREYRRNLNTGRDDADVYGDGSGADATVEPSGDNFSDFVRIARPPRTTAVLSLILALLLSVAASMIAWRNVIGASALSGGALRPFSQSTQEIGANALSWWQNITTGLSAPPDNSDMLFWLFSLVTFGHANQASAFLFLAAMPLAAFTAWWGIGAVSRSRAVRFFAALIWALLPSLTSSLASGRVGSALVHILLPLFVLAVLRSMNAHVGVEGAKPKTPKQRSVSAWTASASAALLLWAISAGSMAFFLTLTVLIYVLALSALQRARSLWWIPLPALVWNLPLLIAALSESRLLFTEPGAGTAFSPASPWQMLLGFPEAFDPQAGLVGWDMLPTGPWALVAALLIGAPVIVLAVVGTLSSAFSNSVIMRRNSRRLLFGAVLALAAGWGVGFIPVTMDSHTTVTAYTGPFVSFVAFAFMASAANALAALRQEDKPRALRAGASRAVLGSMAVLVVVAVLASGSVLLATQLNPTASSESLTKLVNTQQVSSSQPRTLPATAADAGRSEFQERTLVLSPRSSGEIDSQLVSGSGETLDSISRYSQVKQLTGSLLNPERNEGSITASVQSKAVAMLLSESALDSRDSLRELGIGYIVLNETGESVPATVRTLDAATGLASVGQTDSGWLWRVDYGTSADTEGTGFARIIDKDGAVTVLPSDHGRINKVQVPASDSERTLVLATAADPKLRASLDGESLRSVAYPEDSETRWAQAFEIPATGGELTLSHKETMTTPMLILGGVILLITVLLAIPVPSSRRFANYRNSDYRFREPRAENEELADGSEVLAAAEVQGPSTATGTLPRSRREARERANEIRENLTPKLNDRISDDEAEQEKK; this comes from the coding sequence ATGGGGAGGGCTCTCAGAGCGCGAACGTCGCCGTCTACGGAAACGAGCAATCTAATTCGTCCGCCAATTCACGTCACCGCCATCGTTGCCTCGCACGATGGCGCTGACTTTTTACCACGCACTTTAGCCGCACTTCGCAACCAGTCGCGGCCCATTGAACGCTTTGTCGGAGTGGACGCTTCGTCCTCCGACGCTTCACTGGAGGTACTGCGGGCCAACCTGCCTTCCAACGCGGCTCTACTAGTCGCGGACGAGGGGTCCTTGGGCCTCTCGCTGGAAGTTGCCGTCTCGCAATTGCCTGAAGCACGCCAAGACCGCGACGAATGGCTGTGGATCATCCACGATGACTCGATGCCAGCACCAGATGCGCTCGAGCACCTCACACGGACGGTTGAAGCTTCTGAGTCCGTGTCCATTGCCGGTTGTAAGTTGTTGGACATCGATAACCCACGTCACCTCGTTGAGGTGGGGTTGAGCGTTGACCGTAAAGCTCAGCGCCTGACCATGATCGATACCGACGAAGTCGATCAGGGACAGTACGACGGCCGCAGCGACTACTTCGCAGTATCCTCGGCTGGCATGTTCATCCGCCGTGAGGTCTTTGAAGACCTCGGCGGATTTGACCCGGCCATTCCCGGCCGTGGTGATGATGTCGATTTGTGCTGGCGAAACCGCCTGGCTGGACACCGCGTGGTGGTGGTCCCGGCCGCAAAGATGTACCACCAGGTTGAGGTTGTTAACTCCCTGGCTGGACCACGCGAAGCCAAACGATCAGAAGTCTTCCAACGCCTGAAGTTTGCTTCCCCGTTGGTATTGCCATTCCTATGGATTGGTCTGCTATTGAGCGGCATCGGCCACTTACTGGTGGCGCTGCTGGCCAAGGACCCCGGTCATGGATTCAGCCACCTCGGCGCAACGCTACGAGGCCTGTTCACCCCGGGCAAGCTCGCTAGCTCACGCCGAAACGTCGCCGATATTCGTCAGATTCCGCGCCGACAGGTGCGCAAGCTGATGACGTCTGCGTCCCAGGTCCGCGAATACCGTCGCAACCTCAATACTGGCCGCGACGACGCAGATGTTTACGGTGACGGTAGCGGTGCAGATGCCACGGTTGAACCCAGTGGCGATAACTTCTCGGATTTTGTGCGCATCGCCCGTCCACCGCGTACCACCGCGGTGCTTTCTTTGATCCTGGCACTTCTGCTCTCCGTAGCGGCCTCCATGATTGCCTGGCGAAACGTCATTGGCGCTTCAGCACTCTCCGGTGGTGCCCTGCGTCCGTTCTCGCAGAGCACACAAGAAATCGGCGCCAACGCGCTGTCGTGGTGGCAGAACATCACCACCGGTCTAAGCGCACCGCCAGATAACTCGGATATGTTGTTCTGGCTGTTCTCACTGGTGACCTTTGGCCATGCCAACCAGGCTTCCGCGTTCCTGTTCCTGGCTGCGATGCCACTGGCCGCGTTCACCGCTTGGTGGGGGATCGGAGCCGTGAGCCGTTCACGCGCCGTACGATTCTTCGCCGCACTGATCTGGGCACTACTTCCGTCCTTGACCTCCTCATTGGCCTCGGGTCGAGTTGGCTCAGCCCTCGTGCATATTCTTTTGCCACTGTTTGTTCTCGCAGTACTGCGTTCTATGAACGCACACGTGGGTGTTGAAGGGGCCAAACCTAAAACACCTAAACAACGTTCCGTTTCCGCATGGACTGCCTCGGCTTCAGCAGCCCTCTTATTGTGGGCAATTTCCGCAGGTTCCATGGCGTTCTTCCTGACCCTGACGGTGCTGATCTATGTCCTGGCCCTCAGCGCGCTGCAACGAGCTCGTAGCCTGTGGTGGATTCCTTTGCCAGCGTTGGTCTGGAACCTTCCACTGTTGATTGCTGCGTTGAGCGAATCGCGTTTGCTATTTACCGAACCAGGTGCAGGTACCGCGTTTTCACCTGCGTCCCCATGGCAGATGTTGCTGGGCTTCCCAGAAGCATTTGATCCGCAGGCCGGTCTGGTGGGCTGGGACATGCTCCCAACTGGTCCGTGGGCACTGGTGGCAGCACTATTGATCGGTGCGCCGGTGATCGTCTTGGCCGTCGTGGGAACGCTGAGCTCAGCGTTCAGTAACAGCGTGATCATGCGTCGTAATTCGCGCCGCTTGCTCTTCGGCGCAGTCCTGGCATTGGCAGCAGGCTGGGGTGTTGGCTTTATTCCGGTCACCATGGATTCGCACACCACGGTCACCGCCTACACCGGACCTTTTGTTTCTTTCGTAGCCTTCGCCTTCATGGCATCAGCAGCCAACGCTCTAGCAGCGTTGCGACAAGAAGATAAGCCACGCGCTCTTCGCGCCGGTGCTTCTCGTGCGGTTCTTGGTTCAATGGCTGTCCTTGTAGTCGTGGCAGTTCTGGCATCCGGCTCGGTACTCTTGGCGACCCAACTGAACCCCACTGCGTCTTCAGAATCATTGACCAAGCTGGTGAACACCCAACAGGTGAGCTCTTCGCAACCACGGACCTTGCCGGCCACGGCTGCTGATGCTGGTCGTTCGGAGTTTCAAGAACGCACCCTGGTGCTCAGCCCACGTTCTTCCGGTGAAATAGATAGCCAGCTGGTTTCCGGCTCCGGCGAAACCTTGGACAGCATCAGCCGGTATTCACAGGTGAAGCAACTCACCGGTAGTCTGCTGAACCCGGAACGCAATGAAGGATCCATTACCGCTTCGGTACAAAGCAAGGCTGTTGCCATGCTCCTATCCGAATCTGCGCTGGATTCTCGTGATTCCTTGCGCGAATTGGGTATTGGCTACATCGTGTTGAACGAAACCGGCGAATCGGTGCCCGCCACTGTGCGCACCCTGGATGCTGCCACCGGCTTGGCCTCGGTAGGCCAGACTGATAGTGGCTGGCTCTGGCGTGTGGATTACGGCACCTCAGCCGACACCGAAGGTACTGGTTTCGCACGCATCATCGACAAGGACGGTGCCGTAACGGTACTGCCAAGCGATCATGGACGGATCAATAAGGTTCAGGTCCCGGCTTCTGATTCGGAACGTACTTTGGTGCTGGCTACCGCAGCTGATCCAAAGTTGCGCGCCAGCCTTGACGGTGAGTCACTACGCTCGGTGGCTTATCCAGAAGATTCTGAGACCCGCTGGGCACAGGCCTTTGAAATTCCGGCTACCGGTGGCGAACTGACGTTGTCGCACAAGGAAACCATGACGACCCCAATGTTGATCCTTGGTGGCGTGATCTTACTGATCACGGTATTGCTGGCCATTCCAGTGCCTAGCTCGCGTCGCTTTGCGAACTATCGCAATAGTGACTATCGATTCCGTGAGCCACGTGCCGAGAATGAGGAACTAGCGGACGGTTCCGAAGTTCTTGCCGCGGCAGAAGTTCAGGGCCCTTCCACAGCAACTGGTACTTTGCCACGTAGTCGCCGTGAAGCCCGCGAACGTGCCAACGAGATCAGAGAAAACTTGACCCCGAAGCTCAACGACCGAATTTCGGACGATGAAGCCGAGCAGGAGAAGAAGTAG